One part of the Paenibacillus silvisoli genome encodes these proteins:
- a CDS encoding flagellar hook-length control protein FliK yields the protein MQMSFTNAALNAGPTKATGTASAKGAENGNDFGMTLVQTLTGSEGGAATNQTAADLDNAAAVPMNTLASILGENLSSADLLGAIDALLRKLNDTDTEQLAQSATESDLSDALVQLDNLLSMLAGMQPVQHVPNVRSDQEQPIGSDQTGAAVEDGTAVKLNPLDNLLGMLAVKQPKQPVQNALDLQEQSIGGDQTVATAGDGSTVRFAQPENLLRMLVGMQSVQLQNALDPTIATVGEGSTVSLAQLENLLSMIADKQPMRPLDVQEQTIGGPPSVVTNGDGSADSLVQLDNLLRMLAGMQNVVPIQNVTAAQEQAAGGNQSGTAVDGLLHMLAGMQNIPAVQEQTTGATLGNGSEVSLPMQMIATLSNLQAQASAVRDSEAQGTTSQPTAAATVNFEVIDGLKSDLQEALTDLRLLVKQQKSSASGRELNAIVSKQLTALVQLLSPTKNEAVEAIKAANVQANAPAQSGETDLQIRTMQSAPSFSNHLQRIAHQFMHVGILKESAMQEQAESQMQQAVNLDSIHLAALTGNQELQRQQMAAAKQVISHPVPVQQFASTVQGMIVGQFNVTASGGLSNAQLTLYPEHLGQVNVNITMHNGTLTAQFMTDTVTAKDLLDNQMAQLRSALQAHGLQVEKLEVSQSPTQSNLLFQERQGQSRREQNSHKQNGSRDNSGIAIDFNADLEEVPAQRTVDRYLGLGRGIHTKA from the coding sequence ATGCAAATGTCCTTTACAAACGCAGCATTAAATGCTGGTCCAACGAAAGCAACGGGTACAGCTTCCGCCAAAGGAGCGGAAAACGGCAATGATTTCGGTATGACACTCGTTCAGACGCTTACAGGATCAGAAGGCGGTGCGGCAACTAACCAAACAGCCGCTGATCTGGACAATGCCGCTGCAGTGCCTATGAATACACTGGCTTCGATACTGGGGGAGAATCTTTCTTCGGCTGATTTGCTTGGTGCGATAGATGCGCTGCTTCGGAAGCTGAACGATACGGATACTGAACAATTGGCACAGTCGGCAACTGAGAGCGACCTAAGCGATGCGCTTGTTCAGCTTGATAATCTGCTCAGTATGCTAGCCGGCATGCAGCCTGTGCAGCACGTACCGAATGTACGGTCCGACCAAGAGCAACCGATCGGCAGTGACCAAACCGGAGCGGCCGTTGAAGATGGTACAGCAGTCAAGTTGAACCCGTTGGATAATCTGCTTGGTATGCTCGCCGTTAAACAGCCTAAGCAGCCCGTACAAAATGCACTCGACTTACAAGAACAATCGATCGGTGGTGACCAAACTGTCGCGACCGCAGGAGATGGTTCTACAGTCAGGTTTGCTCAGCCGGAGAATCTGCTCCGGATGCTCGTCGGAATGCAGTCCGTGCAGCTACAAAATGCGCTTGACCCAACTATCGCGACCGTTGGTGAAGGCTCAACAGTCAGTCTTGCTCAGCTGGAAAATCTGCTCAGTATGATCGCCGACAAGCAGCCAATGCGGCCCCTCGACGTACAAGAGCAAACGATCGGCGGTCCCCCCTCTGTCGTAACTAATGGAGATGGTTCAGCAGACAGTCTTGTTCAGTTGGATAATTTGCTCCGTATGCTCGCTGGCATGCAGAATGTGGTACCCATACAGAATGTAACCGCCGCACAAGAGCAAGCGGCCGGCGGTAACCAAAGCGGCACAGCCGTAGATGGTTTGCTTCATATGCTCGCAGGCATGCAGAATATACCTGCCGTGCAAGAGCAAACGACCGGCGCGACTCTTGGAAATGGTTCGGAAGTCAGCTTGCCGATGCAGATGATCGCGACTTTGTCGAATCTTCAAGCGCAGGCGTCTGCCGTGCGGGATTCCGAGGCTCAAGGAACAACAAGTCAGCCGACTGCCGCAGCAACGGTCAATTTCGAGGTAATCGACGGTTTGAAATCGGATTTGCAGGAAGCACTGACTGATCTTCGTTTACTCGTGAAGCAGCAGAAAAGCTCTGCCTCCGGCCGCGAGCTAAATGCGATCGTGAGCAAACAATTAACCGCTCTTGTGCAGCTCTTGAGCCCGACGAAGAATGAAGCAGTCGAGGCAATAAAAGCTGCTAATGTACAAGCGAATGCTCCGGCGCAATCGGGAGAAACCGATCTGCAAATCCGCACGATGCAATCCGCACCGTCATTTAGCAATCATCTTCAGCGTATAGCTCATCAATTTATGCACGTCGGAATTTTGAAAGAATCCGCTATGCAGGAGCAAGCGGAGTCGCAGATGCAACAGGCGGTTAATCTCGATTCCATCCATTTGGCTGCGCTGACCGGCAATCAAGAGCTGCAGCGTCAACAAATGGCAGCAGCCAAGCAGGTCATTTCCCACCCGGTACCGGTACAGCAGTTCGCTTCGACTGTTCAAGGCATGATCGTCGGTCAATTTAACGTAACGGCATCGGGCGGACTTTCTAACGCGCAGCTGACCTTGTATCCGGAACATCTCGGGCAGGTTAACGTCAATATCACGATGCATAACGGAACGCTGACCGCACAATTCATGACGGATACGGTTACCGCGAAAGATCTGCTGGACAACCAGATGGCGCAGCTTCGAAGCGCTTTGCAAGCCCATGGTCTTCAAGTAGAGAAGCTGGAAGTTTCGCAATCGCCGACGCAGTCGAATCTTCTGTTTCAGGAACGCCAAGGCCAAAGCAGAAGAGAACAAAACTCGCACAAGCAGAACGGCTCCAGAGATAACAGCGGCATCGCGATTGATTTCAATGCCGATCTGGAGGAAGTTCCGGCTCAGCGGACGGTTGATCGCTATTTGGGCTTAGGCAGAGGTATTCATACGAAGGCATAG
- a CDS encoding flagellar hook capping FlgD N-terminal domain-containing protein, translating into MSDDRISTRNVWPYYSASNVQAATEKKADTSLGKDDFLRILVTQLQNQDPLQPLQDKDFVAQMAQFSSVEQLVNMSDQLSMLRQNLGMASSMIGKEVQWYEYSDSGDMMMMNGQVESIIIKDKVQYARVGDQDIKLDDIVAIADQGGEAVNG; encoded by the coding sequence ATGTCCGACGACCGTATATCTACCCGAAACGTATGGCCATATTACAGCGCTAGCAACGTACAGGCTGCCACAGAGAAAAAGGCGGACACCTCATTGGGCAAAGACGACTTTTTGCGCATTCTGGTCACGCAACTGCAAAACCAAGACCCGCTGCAGCCGTTGCAGGATAAAGATTTTGTCGCGCAAATGGCGCAATTTTCTTCGGTCGAGCAGCTTGTAAACATGTCGGATCAGCTGAGCATGCTTCGTCAGAATCTTGGCATGGCATCCAGCATGATCGGTAAGGAAGTTCAATGGTACGAATATTCCGATTCTGGCGACATGATGATGATGAACGGCCAAGTGGAGTCCATAATCATCAAAGATAAAGTGCAATATGCGCGAGTCGGCGATCAGGATATCAAGCTCGACGATATTGTGGCGATCGCGGATCAAGGCGGTGAAGCAGTCAATGGATGA
- a CDS encoding TIGR02530 family flagellar biosynthesis protein, whose product MDEIMKIGHLRLTGSAQPRKANQQVSAEQGTKSFQSMLDNSVLNFSSHAEIRMAQRGISFKPETLSKIVTAIDQAAAKGAKDSLVVYRDIAMIVNVPSRTVVTAMDGSSLQGNVFTKIDSAVIVS is encoded by the coding sequence ATGGATGAGATCATGAAAATCGGCCATTTACGCTTGACCGGCAGCGCTCAGCCGCGAAAAGCTAATCAACAAGTATCAGCCGAGCAGGGAACGAAATCTTTTCAGTCCATGCTCGACAATAGCGTATTGAACTTTAGCAGCCATGCGGAAATCCGGATGGCGCAGCGAGGCATATCGTTCAAGCCCGAAACCTTGTCGAAGATCGTAACCGCAATTGATCAAGCGGCAGCCAAAGGAGCGAAAGACTCTTTAGTCGTCTACCGCGATATCGCGATGATCGTCAATGTTCCAAGCCGTACGGTCGTCACTGCAATGGACGGCAGTTCGCTGCAAGGCAACGTATTTACGAAAATTGATAGTGCAGTTATTGTTTCATAG
- the flgG gene encoding flagellar basal body rod protein FlgG, producing the protein MLKSMYSGVSGMRGFQTKLDVIGNNIANVNTVGFKAGRVMFKDILSQTVSGVTRPEEGTTGGVNAKQVGLGVAIAAIDTIHTPGSAMTTNVPTDVRIDGDGFFAVSPTGDGGAAPFLTRAGNLTLDAAGQLVNGDGMFVLDANGGPIVLDPAEVKSFSISQDGSIITVGADGQSQPSGFQLGVVKVTNPNGLEKIGGNLYRMTPNANLDGEIVMTTAGDAEAGTGSIISGQLEMSNVDLTSEFTEMIVAQRGFQANSKIITTSDEILQEVVNLKR; encoded by the coding sequence ATGTTAAAATCAATGTACTCCGGCGTTTCAGGCATGCGGGGTTTTCAAACGAAGCTGGATGTCATCGGCAACAATATCGCGAACGTAAATACGGTCGGCTTTAAAGCGGGCCGCGTCATGTTCAAAGATATTTTGAGCCAAACCGTTTCAGGCGTTACGCGTCCGGAAGAAGGAACGACAGGCGGCGTGAATGCGAAGCAAGTCGGCCTCGGGGTTGCAATTGCGGCAATCGATACGATTCACACGCCGGGAAGCGCCATGACGACGAACGTTCCGACTGACGTGCGTATCGACGGTGATGGATTCTTCGCGGTTTCGCCTACGGGAGACGGCGGCGCAGCGCCTTTTCTGACGCGCGCTGGCAACCTTACGCTTGACGCGGCAGGACAGCTTGTAAATGGCGACGGCATGTTCGTGCTTGACGCAAACGGCGGACCGATCGTTCTTGATCCGGCCGAAGTAAAATCGTTTTCGATCTCTCAGGATGGTTCCATTATTACGGTTGGAGCTGACGGTCAGAGCCAGCCATCGGGCTTCCAGCTCGGCGTCGTAAAAGTGACGAACCCTAACGGCTTGGAGAAAATCGGCGGCAACCTGTACCGTATGACGCCAAACGCCAATCTTGACGGGGAAATCGTGATGACGACGGCAGGTGATGCCGAGGCGGGCACTGGTTCGATCATTTCCGGTCAACTCGAAATGTCGAACGTCGATCTGACTTCGGAATTTACGGAAATGATCGTCGCGCAGCGCGGCTTCCAGGCAAACTCGAAAATTATTACGACCTCCGATGAGATTTTGCAAGAAGTCGTTAACTTAAAACGATAG
- a CDS encoding flagellar FlbD family protein: protein MIAVTRLNGKTLHINALLIELVEETPDTLITLTTGKKILVLEKANEVISSIQSYLRSIGVYAATIKSEQTEGPST, encoded by the coding sequence ATGATCGCCGTTACTCGTTTGAACGGAAAAACCTTACATATTAACGCGCTCTTAATTGAGCTGGTTGAAGAAACACCGGACACGCTTATCACGTTAACGACAGGCAAGAAAATATTGGTATTGGAGAAAGCGAACGAAGTCATTTCCTCCATACAGTCGTATCTTCGCTCCATCGGCGTCTATGCGGCGACCATAAAGAGCGAACAAACGGAGGGACCGTCCACATGA
- a CDS encoding flagellar basal body-associated FliL family protein: MKKMLPWLITILLAITLIAVVAVILYNSLMNDEPKDAASKAASNAETVQAEKLDAEERVEVTSEIKDIKTNLADPEYIAVLGLAFQLDEKSTKEDFDKIKDIQIKPIIIRTLSDMKPEQINGSAGKDELCAKLLNLINPVLPEGKLVKIEVTDYIVTTL, translated from the coding sequence ATGAAAAAAATGCTGCCTTGGCTCATTACAATCCTGCTAGCCATTACGCTGATCGCAGTCGTAGCCGTTATTCTGTACAATTCGCTGATGAATGATGAACCGAAGGATGCTGCCAGCAAAGCGGCAAGCAATGCGGAAACCGTTCAGGCGGAGAAGCTTGATGCCGAAGAGCGCGTAGAAGTGACTAGCGAAATTAAGGATATTAAAACAAACCTGGCGGATCCGGAATATATTGCCGTTCTAGGGCTTGCTTTTCAGCTTGACGAGAAATCGACGAAAGAAGATTTCGATAAAATTAAAGACATTCAAATCAAACCGATCATTATCCGCACGCTGTCGGACATGAAACCGGAGCAGATTAACGGCTCGGCCGGTAAAGACGAGCTGTGCGCAAAGCTGCTTAATTTAATCAATCCGGTTCTGCCGGAAGGCAAGCTGGTCAAAATCGAAGTAACCGATTATATCGTTACGACGCTGTAA
- the fliM gene encoding flagellar motor switch protein FliM, which yields MVDVLSQNEIDALLAALSSGEMDAEELKKEETQKKIRVYEFKRAVRFSKDHIRSLTRIHENFARYLTTYFSAQLRTFVQISVVDVEQLPYDEFIRSIPKMTILNIFEADPLEGRMVLEVHPNVAYAMLDRLLGGQGQAPSKINALTEIETTIMERIFSRAFDSLQEAWKTILDISPRYETLETNPQFMQIVSPNETIALISLSTKIGDTTGMINLCIPHVVIEPIMHRLSVHHWFVSQKKTRAPEEVEVLKQRVSKATLPIVCELGQSSISIREFLGLATGDVISLNKPIDQGLDIKVGDKLKFIGSPGSVKDRMAIQIDEILTEGVEEGYDE from the coding sequence TTGGTTGATGTTTTGTCGCAGAACGAGATTGACGCGTTGCTCGCTGCCCTATCATCAGGTGAAATGGATGCTGAGGAATTAAAGAAAGAAGAAACGCAGAAAAAAATCAGGGTTTATGAATTCAAGCGCGCGGTCCGTTTTTCGAAGGATCATATCCGAAGCTTGACCCGGATACACGAAAACTTCGCGCGATATTTGACCACCTATTTCTCGGCGCAGCTTCGTACCTTTGTTCAAATCAGCGTCGTCGACGTCGAGCAGCTGCCATACGATGAGTTCATCCGCTCGATCCCGAAGATGACCATTCTGAATATATTCGAGGCGGACCCGCTGGAAGGCCGAATGGTGCTGGAAGTTCACCCGAACGTTGCCTATGCGATGCTGGACAGACTTCTTGGCGGACAAGGACAGGCGCCTTCTAAAATCAATGCGCTCACGGAAATCGAAACGACGATTATGGAGCGGATATTCAGCCGGGCGTTCGATAGCTTGCAGGAAGCATGGAAGACGATTCTTGATATATCGCCTCGCTATGAAACGTTAGAAACGAATCCGCAATTTATGCAGATCGTTTCGCCGAACGAGACGATCGCGCTAATCTCGCTCAGCACGAAGATCGGCGATACGACGGGGATGATCAACCTTTGTATTCCGCATGTCGTCATTGAACCGATTATGCATCGGTTATCCGTACATCATTGGTTTGTCTCGCAGAAGAAAACGAGAGCGCCTGAGGAGGTTGAGGTGCTTAAGCAGCGCGTCAGCAAGGCCACGCTCCCGATTGTCTGCGAACTCGGCCAGTCCAGCATTTCGATCCGAGAATTTTTGGGTCTCGCGACCGGCGATGTCATATCGCTCAATAAGCCAATAGATCAAGGACTTGACATAAAAGTCGGGGATAAGCTGAAATTTATCGGCAGTCCGGGCTCGGTAAAAGACCGGATGGCCATTCAAATCGATGAAATCCTCACTGAAGGAGTGGAAGAAGGGTATGACGAGTAA
- the fliY gene encoding flagellar motor switch phosphatase FliY — translation MTSKDYLSQEEIDALLRQSSDEPDMPEPFNREQELNKYLNMIEQDALGEIGNITFGSAATALSTLLGRKVDITTPKVSLIRRNELDDEFPKPHVAVSVSYVDGFQGINSLVIKTTDAQIIADLMLGGEGKLLGAELNEIHISAVQEAMNQMMGSSATSMSTIFNRFVNISPPGIDILDIHSGSGVEKLPPDDLFIKVSFRLAIGDLIDSTIMQLLPISFAKEMVDTLMGGTSSDPTPAPTPAPPPAPAAVAAPAATSAHTPPPVPEPTPPPAYYEQPAAHMPPPGYYDPAAAAYMPPPGAYAQHPQGAYMPPPMPAMPQYAAPPAGPQTYGGVPNRNVNVQPVQFANFQGAPYVQPDDSNLNLLLDIPLKVTVELGRTQKQIKDILELSQGSIIELDKLAGEPVDILVNNKLIAKGEVVVIDENFGVRVTDIVSQWDRIQKLQ, via the coding sequence ATGACGAGTAAAGATTACTTATCGCAAGAAGAAATCGATGCCTTGCTGCGTCAATCTTCCGATGAGCCCGATATGCCTGAACCGTTTAACCGGGAGCAGGAATTAAATAAGTACCTGAACATGATCGAACAGGATGCGTTAGGCGAGATCGGCAATATTACGTTCGGCAGCGCGGCAACGGCTCTATCGACGCTGCTGGGCCGAAAAGTAGATATTACGACGCCTAAAGTATCGCTTATTCGACGCAATGAGCTTGACGACGAATTTCCGAAGCCGCATGTAGCTGTATCGGTTAGCTATGTAGACGGGTTTCAGGGCATTAATTCGTTGGTCATCAAGACGACGGATGCGCAAATCATCGCGGATCTGATGCTCGGCGGCGAAGGCAAGCTGCTTGGAGCGGAACTGAACGAGATTCACATTAGCGCTGTGCAAGAAGCGATGAATCAGATGATGGGCTCATCCGCGACGTCGATGTCGACGATTTTCAACCGGTTTGTCAACATCTCGCCGCCAGGAATCGATATTCTGGACATTCACAGCGGATCCGGCGTGGAGAAGCTGCCGCCGGACGATCTCTTCATTAAAGTATCGTTCCGGCTGGCGATCGGCGATCTGATCGATTCTACCATTATGCAGCTGCTGCCGATCTCGTTCGCGAAAGAAATGGTAGACACGCTTATGGGCGGCACTTCTTCAGATCCGACACCAGCACCGACACCGGCACCGCCGCCTGCGCCAGCTGCGGTCGCAGCACCGGCTGCGACATCGGCGCATACGCCTCCACCAGTGCCTGAACCAACGCCGCCGCCTGCGTATTATGAACAACCCGCAGCGCATATGCCGCCGCCGGGTTATTATGATCCAGCTGCAGCCGCGTACATGCCGCCTCCTGGAGCGTACGCGCAGCATCCGCAAGGCGCGTATATGCCGCCTCCGATGCCGGCTATGCCGCAATATGCAGCGCCGCCTGCCGGACCGCAAACATACGGCGGAGTACCGAATCGAAACGTGAACGTACAGCCCGTACAATTCGCTAATTTTCAAGGTGCGCCGTACGTCCAACCGGACGATTCGAATTTGAATTTATTGCTCGACATACCGCTTAAGGTCACAGTAGAATTAGGAAGAACTCAGAAGCAAATCAAGGATATCCTTGAGCTTTCGCAAGGTTCGATCATTGAGCTGGACAAGCTGGCAGGGGAACCGGTCGATATTTTGGTCAATAACAAACTGATCGCCAAAGGCGAGGTTGTCGTTATCGACGAAAACTTCGGCGTCCGTGTCACAGATATTGTCAGCCAGTGGGACCGGATCCAAAAATTACAATAA